The following coding sequences are from one Sphingomonadaceae bacterium OTU29LAMAA1 window:
- a CDS encoding ankyrin repeat domain-containing protein produces MIRPHVLLVATLATIAVPATAQQQSESYKFLSAIEKEDGKAVTTMIETPGSTIINTKAVTTGKGALHILVSHSGSMYVQYLLQHKADPNIRDAKGNTPLMLAALAGREDLVDLLLTYKANPNLANSSGQSALILAVNGRNEAIARTLIAKGADPDQTDNMAGLSARDYALRDSRNPAMVALFKDAPKKVRAQVAGPKF; encoded by the coding sequence ATGATCCGCCCGCACGTTCTCCTGGTCGCTACTCTCGCCACCATCGCGGTGCCGGCGACGGCGCAGCAGCAGTCGGAAAGTTATAAATTCCTGTCGGCGATCGAAAAGGAGGACGGCAAGGCCGTCACCACGATGATCGAGACGCCCGGCAGCACGATCATCAACACCAAGGCGGTGACGACCGGCAAGGGCGCGCTGCACATCCTCGTCAGCCATTCGGGCAGCATGTATGTCCAGTATCTGCTCCAGCACAAAGCCGATCCGAACATTCGCGATGCCAAGGGCAACACCCCGCTGATGCTCGCCGCGCTGGCCGGTCGCGAGGACCTCGTCGACCTGCTGCTGACCTACAAGGCGAATCCGAATCTCGCGAATTCGTCGGGTCAGAGCGCGCTGATCCTCGCGGTGAACGGACGGAACGAGGCGATCGCGCGCACCCTGATCGCGAAGGGCGCCGATCCCGACCAGACCGACAACATGGCCGGTCTGTCGGCCCGCGACTATGCGCTGCGCGATTCGCGCAACCCGGCGATGGTGGCGCTGTTCAAGGACGCTCCCAAGAAGGTGCGCGCGCAGGTCGCAGGCCCGAAGTTCTGA
- a CDS encoding methyltransferase domain-containing protein produces MTLAVRAQAEELMDADDLSADTYAAVVADLARVNTVTMAARPTLAFLDRAIRGRNHLRMLDVGFGDGDMLRRIARWASRRGVTVELVGIDLNPRSEAAARAHTPAGLPIVWRTGDYEDLAGDGWDVILSSLVVHHMSVDQLVAFLRFMEREASCGWLVNDLHRHRFAHAGFPLLARLARWHPIVRHDGTLSIARSYRPGEWPPLLERAGISDARVFRAFPFRLCVERLR; encoded by the coding sequence ATGACTCTCGCCGTCCGCGCGCAAGCGGAGGAGCTGATGGACGCGGACGATCTGTCCGCCGACACCTATGCCGCGGTCGTTGCCGACCTCGCCCGCGTCAACACCGTGACGATGGCGGCACGTCCGACATTGGCCTTTCTCGATCGAGCCATACGTGGGCGAAATCACCTCAGGATGCTCGACGTCGGCTTCGGCGATGGCGACATGCTCCGCCGGATCGCACGCTGGGCGAGCAGGCGCGGGGTTACCGTCGAGCTGGTCGGGATCGACCTCAATCCACGCAGCGAAGCCGCCGCGCGGGCGCATACTCCCGCCGGTCTGCCGATCGTCTGGCGCACCGGCGATTACGAGGACCTTGCCGGTGACGGCTGGGACGTCATCCTGTCCAGCCTCGTCGTGCATCACATGAGCGTCGACCAGCTGGTCGCGTTCCTCCGTTTCATGGAGCGCGAGGCGTCGTGTGGCTGGCTGGTCAACGACCTGCACCGCCATCGGTTCGCACATGCCGGATTTCCGCTGCTCGCCCGCCTCGCGCGCTGGCATCCGATCGTCCGCCACGACGGCACGCTGTCGATCGCGCGATCGTATCGCCCCGGCGAATGGCCGCCGCTCCTCGAACGGGCCGGCATTTCCGATGCCCGCGTCTTTCGCGCCTTCCCCTTCCGGCTATGCGTCGAACGGCTGCGCTGA
- a CDS encoding PilZ domain-containing protein, which produces MYQGPITPSHDPVPTHPDQRRGGKRHATVLLIGRIRHTGGESACLVHDISSHGLMARFTSAPLVGDRMLIEVRGMSETAATVRWVNGFKAGVEFDAAQDISAVFCLRDDHGHIARTPRFAMQASAIMRVGDARIAVDILDISPGGVKLLSHTPIHVSQAGSVLLPEINVATFGSVCWTREDRFGFRFCAPLPLTSLSRVLGCG; this is translated from the coding sequence ATGTATCAGGGCCCCATCACGCCGTCGCACGATCCGGTGCCGACGCATCCCGACCAGCGTCGCGGAGGCAAGCGGCACGCGACCGTGCTGCTCATCGGCCGGATCCGGCACACCGGCGGCGAATCGGCCTGCCTCGTCCATGACATATCCAGTCACGGACTGATGGCACGCTTCACGTCGGCACCGCTGGTCGGCGACCGCATGCTGATCGAAGTGCGCGGCATGTCGGAAACCGCGGCGACCGTCCGCTGGGTGAACGGGTTCAAGGCCGGCGTCGAATTCGACGCGGCACAGGATATCTCCGCCGTGTTCTGCCTGCGCGACGATCACGGGCATATCGCCCGGACGCCACGCTTTGCGATGCAGGCGAGCGCCATCATGCGCGTCGGCGATGCCCGGATAGCGGTCGATATCCTCGACATCTCGCCCGGCGGGGTAAAATTACTTAGCCACACCCCAATCCACGTCAGTCAAGCGGGCAGTGTACTGCTGCCGGAGATCAACGTCGCGACCTTCGGATCGGTGTGCTGGACCCGCGAGGACCGCTTTGGCTTCCGGTTCTGTGCACCGTTGCCGCTCACCAGCCTGTCGCGCGTGCTCGGCTGCGGGTGA
- a CDS encoding thiamine phosphate synthase: protein MANLNRNCDPRRHAWLMTDERIGDALFPTLRALPPGAGVVFRHYGLSRSERHRLFLRIRRLAQARRLRISAAKGMPGAGAHGGRRALTFAAHDRREAVAGRRAGATWLFVSPVFSTRSHAGAGSLGVRRAAPVARGLGTRQIALGGMTADRWLLLRNYGFDGWAAIDGLISSSAGRP, encoded by the coding sequence GTGGCCAATCTGAACCGCAATTGCGATCCGCGCCGCCATGCCTGGCTGATGACCGACGAACGGATCGGCGACGCATTGTTCCCGACGCTACGGGCGCTGCCCCCAGGCGCCGGAGTAGTGTTCCGTCATTACGGCCTGTCCCGCAGCGAGCGTCATCGCCTGTTCCTCCGGATACGCCGGCTCGCGCAGGCGCGGAGATTGCGGATCAGTGCCGCAAAGGGAATGCCGGGTGCCGGTGCCCATGGCGGCCGGCGCGCGCTGACCTTCGCGGCGCACGATCGACGCGAGGCGGTGGCCGGTCGCCGCGCAGGGGCGACATGGCTGTTCGTCTCCCCCGTGTTTTCGACGCGATCGCATGCCGGTGCAGGGTCGCTCGGCGTTCGGCGCGCCGCGCCGGTGGCGCGCGGGCTGGGCACGCGGCAGATCGCGCTGGGCGGCATGACCGCCGACCGCTGGTTATTGCTGCGGAACTACGGCTTCGACGGGTGGGCGGCGATCGACGGCCTGATATCGTCGTCTGCCGGCCGGCCATAG
- a CDS encoding PBP1A family penicillin-binding protein, whose protein sequence is MARARTPRSAPVRRSPWRRRIVVTLQILIGLAILALGALVIAVYVAKSQLPSFDELKSSPNGQMIRVHAADGSVIVSMGPSYGEWLSYGSIPAVMRDATIAVEDRRFYSHPGVDPLGIARSVMVRYERGRWIQGGSTITQQLARNVFLNNQKKFGRKFREWILALALERKFGKEQVLELYLNKVYYGGGAYGIDAASRKFFGHGAERLSLAEAAVIAGLVKAPSNYSPTADAQAAVGRAGVVLDSMVRYGAITQSQADDANPKQLALAPEPRQNSARYFTDWALPQLDTLIDETEAPLDVWTTLDLGMQRDADAAVRANAPAGAQGALVSLDRDGAVKAMVGGKDYVSSIYNRATQAQRQPGSAFKLFVYLAALEAGHKPEDQVVDEPVTIDGWSPRNDSRRNSGSVTLRTAFAYSLNTVAAKLGQEVGFATVADMARRFGITTPVNTHPSMVLGTSDVRLLDMTRAFASVANKGVAVTPYGITKVTANGQTIYTHEVDRSRVLVAPYVAAQMTDLLQTAVNTGTGRAAQIGRPVAGKTGTTSSSKDGWFMGFSSGLTTGVWMGRDDARPIKGLHGGTAPARAWAAYMKPATASRPIEQFETQVTLPEWQLEPDEETYFGQPDAETAGPMVDEDGNPIQQPPRDGDEPVDGTIPPPPATTQPQQQLDDLIDRVTGRDHPRDERRDERRDPALTPGRQPLPREDRRDFAPATRQPLQRPLQDDRPIQ, encoded by the coding sequence ATGGCCCGTGCGCGTACCCCCCGCTCCGCTCCCGTCCGCCGTTCGCCCTGGCGTCGGCGGATCGTCGTCACCCTCCAGATCCTGATCGGCCTCGCGATACTGGCGCTGGGGGCCCTGGTCATCGCGGTCTATGTCGCCAAGTCGCAGCTGCCGAGCTTCGACGAACTGAAATCCTCGCCCAACGGCCAGATGATCCGCGTCCATGCCGCCGACGGCAGCGTGATCGTGTCGATGGGGCCGAGCTATGGCGAATGGCTCTCCTACGGCAGCATCCCTGCCGTGATGCGTGACGCCACGATCGCGGTCGAGGATCGCCGCTTCTACAGTCATCCCGGCGTCGACCCGCTCGGCATCGCGCGATCGGTGATGGTCCGCTACGAACGCGGTCGCTGGATCCAGGGCGGCTCGACGATCACGCAGCAGCTGGCGCGCAACGTCTTCCTGAACAACCAGAAGAAGTTCGGTCGCAAGTTCCGCGAATGGATCCTGGCGCTCGCGCTCGAACGCAAGTTCGGCAAGGAACAGGTGCTCGAGCTGTACCTGAACAAGGTCTATTACGGCGGCGGCGCCTACGGCATCGACGCGGCGAGCCGCAAGTTCTTCGGCCACGGTGCCGAACGGCTCAGCCTTGCCGAGGCGGCGGTGATCGCCGGTCTGGTCAAGGCGCCATCCAACTATTCCCCGACCGCCGACGCGCAGGCCGCAGTCGGCCGCGCCGGTGTCGTGCTCGATTCGATGGTCCGCTACGGTGCGATCACGCAGTCGCAGGCGGACGACGCCAACCCCAAACAGCTCGCGCTCGCCCCCGAACCACGCCAGAACAGCGCGCGCTATTTCACCGACTGGGCGCTGCCGCAGCTCGACACGCTGATCGACGAGACGGAGGCGCCGCTCGACGTGTGGACGACGCTCGACCTCGGCATGCAGCGCGACGCCGACGCGGCGGTGCGCGCCAATGCTCCCGCCGGTGCGCAGGGTGCGCTCGTCAGCCTCGATCGCGACGGCGCGGTGAAGGCGATGGTCGGCGGCAAGGATTACGTCAGCTCGATCTACAATCGCGCGACGCAGGCGCAGCGTCAGCCGGGATCGGCGTTCAAGCTGTTCGTCTATCTCGCCGCGCTTGAAGCGGGGCACAAGCCGGAGGATCAGGTCGTCGACGAGCCCGTCACGATCGACGGCTGGAGCCCGCGCAACGATTCGCGGCGCAATTCGGGGTCGGTGACGTTGCGCACCGCCTTCGCCTATTCGCTCAACACCGTCGCGGCGAAGCTGGGGCAGGAGGTGGGCTTTGCCACCGTCGCGGACATGGCGCGCCGGTTCGGCATCACCACGCCCGTCAACACGCATCCCTCGATGGTGCTCGGCACCTCCGACGTCCGCCTGCTCGACATGACCCGCGCCTTCGCCAGCGTCGCCAACAAGGGCGTCGCGGTGACACCGTACGGGATCACCAAGGTGACGGCGAATGGCCAGACGATCTACACGCACGAGGTCGATCGCAGCCGCGTGCTCGTCGCGCCGTACGTGGCGGCGCAGATGACCGATCTGCTCCAGACTGCGGTCAACACCGGCACCGGCCGCGCCGCGCAGATCGGCCGTCCCGTCGCGGGCAAGACCGGGACGACCAGTTCGTCGAAGGACGGCTGGTTCATGGGCTTTTCCAGCGGGCTCACCACCGGCGTGTGGATGGGTCGCGACGATGCCCGTCCGATCAAGGGGCTGCACGGCGGCACCGCGCCGGCGCGGGCCTGGGCGGCGTATATGAAGCCCGCAACGGCCAGCCGCCCGATCGAACAGTTCGAGACGCAGGTGACGTTGCCCGAATGGCAACTGGAGCCAGACGAGGAGACCTATTTCGGCCAGCCCGATGCCGAGACGGCCGGGCCGATGGTCGATGAGGACGGCAATCCGATCCAGCAACCGCCGCGCGATGGCGACGAGCCGGTCGACGGCACCATCCCGCCGCCGCCGGCGACGACGCAGCCGCAACAGCAGCTAGACGATCTGATCGACCGCGTTACCGGCCGCGATCATCCCAGAGATGAACGGCGCGATGAACGGCGCGACCCCGCGCTGACACCCGGTCGCCAGCCGTTACCGCGGGAGGACCGCCGCGACTTCGCACCCGCCACGCGCCAGCCGTTGCAGCGCCCGCTTCAGGACGATCGCCCGATCCAGTGA
- a CDS encoding SCO family protein yields MNILRLAPLVAIALAACQPAATSQETAPLAGAKIGGPFTLTDQDGKRVSDTEFAGRYRIMYFGYTFCPDVCPTDAAAIGKGLAMIEQDDPSLAKRIVPVFVSVDPSRDTPAVLKSFVANFHPRMVGLTGTQAEIDAVAKSWAVFAGKGDAQPGGGYLVNHSRTTYLMDPAGKPLALLPSDKGPRAVADEIRRWAK; encoded by the coding sequence ATGAACATTCTGCGCCTCGCCCCGCTCGTTGCTATCGCTCTGGCCGCCTGTCAGCCGGCCGCCACCTCGCAGGAGACCGCGCCGCTGGCGGGCGCGAAGATCGGCGGGCCCTTCACGCTGACGGATCAGGACGGCAAGCGGGTGAGCGATACCGAATTCGCCGGACGCTACCGCATCATGTATTTCGGCTATACCTTTTGCCCCGATGTCTGCCCGACCGACGCGGCGGCGATCGGCAAAGGGCTGGCGATGATCGAGCAGGACGATCCGTCGCTGGCGAAGCGGATCGTGCCGGTTTTCGTCAGCGTCGATCCGTCGCGCGACACGCCGGCGGTGCTCAAGAGCTTCGTCGCGAACTTCCACCCGCGCATGGTCGGGCTGACCGGCACGCAGGCGGAGATCGACGCCGTGGCGAAATCATGGGCGGTGTTCGCGGGCAAGGGCGATGCGCAGCCCGGCGGCGGCTATCTGGTGAACCACAGCCGCACGACCTATCTGATGGACCCGGCTGGCAAGCCGCTCGCGCTGCTGCCGTCGGACAAGGGGCCGCGAGCCGTGGCCGACGAGATCAGGCGCTGGGCGAAATGA
- a CDS encoding type III polyketide synthase yields MRVPAYLHAVGTAVPPHDVHGAFIAWAGTRVDDRAKPLFARMAQRAGIAHRWSVLPGVDGASAVDAGGFYAAAMPGTAARMAIYAAEAPALALAAIGSLGKQVALDGITHLVVASCTGFVAPGIDQIIARRLNLPADVERLLIGFMGCYAAVVALRTARHIVRSCPDARVLVVTVELSSLHLQAEDAVEPLLAMLQFGDGAAAALVTADPAGIELGQPFAATLPDSADLIRWTITDTGFAMHLDGAVPGRIGQALADRAFIDTVTAGSAPGDLFWAVHAGGRSILDAVQSALDLPGDALAASRGVLSDNGNMSSATLMFVLARLLAAPPAHRDGVALAFGPGLAAEGLALRRVA; encoded by the coding sequence ATCAGGGTGCCCGCTTACCTTCATGCCGTCGGCACCGCCGTGCCGCCTCACGACGTCCACGGCGCCTTCATCGCATGGGCCGGTACGCGCGTCGACGATCGGGCGAAGCCGCTGTTCGCGCGCATGGCGCAGCGCGCCGGCATCGCACATCGGTGGTCGGTGCTACCGGGCGTGGACGGCGCGAGCGCGGTCGACGCCGGCGGGTTCTACGCCGCCGCCATGCCGGGCACGGCGGCGCGCATGGCGATCTATGCCGCGGAAGCCCCCGCCCTCGCCCTCGCCGCGATCGGATCGCTCGGCAAACAGGTCGCGCTCGACGGGATCACCCATCTGGTGGTGGCGAGTTGCACCGGTTTCGTTGCGCCCGGCATCGACCAGATCATCGCGCGTCGGCTGAACCTGCCGGCAGACGTCGAACGGCTGCTCATCGGCTTCATGGGCTGTTATGCCGCCGTCGTCGCGTTGCGGACGGCGCGGCACATCGTCCGGTCCTGCCCGGATGCGCGCGTGCTGGTCGTCACGGTCGAACTATCGTCGCTGCATCTTCAGGCCGAGGACGCGGTCGAACCCTTGCTGGCGATGCTGCAGTTCGGCGATGGCGCGGCGGCAGCGCTGGTCACCGCGGACCCCGCCGGAATCGAGCTCGGACAGCCTTTTGCCGCGACCTTGCCCGACAGTGCCGACCTGATCCGCTGGACGATCACCGACACCGGGTTTGCGATGCATCTGGACGGGGCAGTACCCGGCCGGATCGGACAGGCGCTCGCCGACCGCGCCTTCATCGACACGGTGACGGCGGGCTCCGCGCCCGGCGATCTGTTCTGGGCGGTGCATGCGGGTGGACGATCGATCCTGGATGCGGTGCAATCCGCGCTGGATTTGCCGGGCGATGCGCTCGCGGCATCGCGCGGCGTGCTGTCCGACAATGGCAACATGTCGTCGGCGACGCTGATGTTCGTCCTCGCCCGCCTGCTCGCCGCCCCGCCGGCGCATCGCGATGGCGTCGCGCTAGCCTTCGGTCCCGGCCTCGCTGCCGAGGGGCTGGCGTTGCGGCGCGTCGCATGA
- a CDS encoding M48 family metallopeptidase: MSESFEVVRHPTARRIRLSLDPASGVARLVVPKRAALKPALAWAQGKADWIAAQRARLPQPRPYAPGTMLTVADAPLTIVWEAGSRRRVEVVGDYLSLSGPIETLPRRVETWLKRQALDLLAAETAEYAARAGVTVSKVAIGDARGRWGSCAHDGTIRYSWRLILAPGHVRRATVAHEVAHRVHMNHGPAFHALVERLYGCDPSPARAWLRAHGAGLHWIGRSS, encoded by the coding sequence GTGAGCGAATCGTTCGAAGTGGTGCGCCACCCCACGGCGCGGCGCATCCGCCTGTCGCTCGATCCGGCGAGCGGTGTCGCACGGCTGGTGGTGCCGAAACGCGCGGCGCTGAAGCCGGCGCTGGCATGGGCGCAGGGGAAGGCGGACTGGATCGCGGCGCAACGCGCGCGCCTGCCGCAGCCGCGGCCCTATGCGCCGGGCACGATGCTCACCGTCGCCGACGCACCACTGACGATCGTCTGGGAAGCGGGCAGCCGGCGGCGCGTCGAGGTCGTCGGCGATTATCTGTCGCTATCCGGCCCGATCGAAACGCTGCCCCGCCGGGTCGAGACGTGGCTGAAGCGGCAGGCGCTCGATCTGCTGGCTGCGGAGACCGCCGAATATGCCGCGCGTGCCGGCGTGACCGTCAGCAAGGTCGCGATCGGCGATGCCCGCGGGCGTTGGGGCAGTTGCGCCCATGATGGCACGATCCGCTACAGCTGGCGGCTGATCCTCGCGCCCGGACACGTCCGGCGGGCGACGGTGGCGCATGAGGTCGCGCATCGCGTCCACATGAATCACGGGCCCGCGTTCCACGCGCTGGTCGAACGGCTATACGGCTGCGACCCGAGCCCGGCACGCGCCTGGTTGCGCGCACACGGCGCAGGGCTTCACTGGATCGGGCGATCGTCCTGA
- a CDS encoding YggS family pyridoxal phosphate-dependent enzyme, whose protein sequence is MIAATPSPLDAITTGIAHAARTAGRKPDDITLIAVSKTHPVEAIRPLLDAGHRAFGENRVQEAAAKWPVLRSEHPDVALHLIGQLQSNKAEEAVALFDAIHAVDRPSLVDALGKAMAKTGRRPDCFVQVNIGAEEQKGGCPIADLPALLQQARDAGLPVAGLMCIPPAEIEPAPYFALLAKLARDMDLTGLSMGMSSDYETAVTLGATHVRVGSALFGARGSATA, encoded by the coding sequence ATGATCGCTGCCACTCCCTCGCCGCTCGACGCCATCACCACCGGCATCGCGCACGCCGCACGAACAGCCGGGCGGAAGCCCGACGACATCACGCTGATTGCCGTGTCGAAGACGCACCCGGTCGAGGCGATCCGGCCGCTGCTGGACGCCGGCCATCGGGCATTCGGCGAAAATCGCGTGCAGGAGGCGGCGGCGAAATGGCCGGTGCTGCGCAGCGAGCATCCCGACGTCGCCCTGCACCTGATCGGGCAGCTGCAATCGAACAAGGCCGAAGAGGCGGTGGCACTGTTCGACGCGATCCATGCGGTCGATCGTCCTTCTCTGGTCGATGCGCTGGGCAAGGCGATGGCGAAGACCGGGCGGCGTCCCGACTGCTTCGTACAGGTCAACATCGGTGCCGAGGAACAGAAGGGCGGCTGTCCGATCGCCGACCTGCCGGCGCTGTTGCAACAGGCGCGGGACGCCGGGCTGCCCGTCGCCGGACTCATGTGCATCCCGCCGGCGGAGATCGAGCCGGCGCCCTATTTCGCGCTTCTCGCCAAACTGGCGCGTGACATGGACCTGACCGGCCTCAGCATGGGTATGTCGTCGGATTACGAGACGGCGGTGACGCTGGGCGCGACGCACGTTCGCGTCGGCAGTGCGCTGTTCGGTGCGCGCGGCAGTGCGACGGCATGA
- the msrB gene encoding peptide-methionine (R)-S-oxide reductase MsrB yields MDQLNLSETEWRKRLTPAQYHVLREAGTERAFAGALTDNKADGIYCCAACHLDLFDSADKYDSGSGWPSFTQPIEPDRVADHSDTSHGMTRTETRCARCDSHMGHVFPDGPPPTGLRYCMNSIALEFRARK; encoded by the coding sequence ATGGATCAGCTCAACCTTTCGGAAACCGAGTGGCGCAAGCGGCTTACGCCGGCGCAATATCACGTCCTGCGCGAAGCGGGCACCGAACGCGCCTTTGCCGGCGCGCTCACCGACAACAAGGCGGACGGCATCTATTGCTGTGCCGCATGCCACCTCGACCTGTTCGACAGCGCCGACAAATACGACAGCGGATCGGGCTGGCCAAGCTTCACCCAGCCGATCGAACCAGACCGGGTGGCGGACCATAGCGACACCAGTCACGGCATGACCCGGACGGAGACGCGCTGCGCCCGTTGCGACAGCCATATGGGCCACGTCTTCCCCGACGGACCGCCGCCGACGGGCCTGCGCTATTGCATGAATTCGATCGCGCTGGAGTTCCGCGCCCGCAAGTGA
- a CDS encoding HAD family phosphatase produces the protein MRFGGLLFDFDGVLIESEYAGNRQIAEWLTGAGHPTTPEDSMANFMGLAGADFRSAIERWIGGPLPDSFRAAREAEDARAMAAGIDAVAGAVAFVRSLPDDLPRAVVSSSPTRWIRRHLQHIGLSDAFGEHIYSGREHVAKGKPAPDLYWHGAAAIGVDIADCAIIEDSPVGATGAVASGGYVIGLCAGTHCGIGHDARLLEIGVDAVAADFADVARLVGLTRS, from the coding sequence ATGAGGTTCGGTGGACTGCTGTTCGATTTCGACGGCGTGCTGATCGAGAGCGAATATGCCGGCAATCGCCAGATCGCGGAATGGCTGACCGGGGCCGGTCATCCGACCACGCCGGAGGACTCGATGGCGAATTTCATGGGACTGGCCGGCGCCGATTTCCGCAGCGCGATCGAACGCTGGATCGGCGGGCCGCTGCCCGACAGCTTCCGGGCGGCGCGCGAGGCGGAGGATGCGCGGGCGATGGCGGCGGGGATCGATGCGGTGGCGGGGGCGGTGGCGTTCGTCCGGTCGCTGCCCGACGATCTTCCCCGCGCGGTGGTGTCGTCCAGCCCGACACGCTGGATCCGGCGACACCTGCAGCATATCGGGCTGTCCGACGCGTTCGGCGAGCATATCTACAGCGGCCGCGAGCATGTCGCGAAGGGGAAACCCGCCCCGGATCTCTACTGGCATGGCGCGGCGGCGATCGGCGTGGATATCGCCGATTGCGCGATCATCGAGGATTCGCCGGTCGGTGCGACCGGCGCGGTGGCATCGGGCGGTTACGTGATCGGGCTATGCGCGGGAACGCATTGCGGCATCGGCCATGACGCGCGCCTGCTGGAGATCGGCGTCGATGCGGTGGCGGCCGACTTCGCCGATGTCGCCCGGCTGGTCGGCCTTACCCGGTCCTGA
- a CDS encoding YcgN family cysteine cluster protein — MARFWELPIEQLDRGQWEALCDGCGKCCIHKLEDDETGEVVPTNVACRLLDRRSGFCSDYKHRRAYVPECVRLTAGNVRGIDWLPSTCAYRLRAAGEPLRDWHYLISGDRESVHTAGISVRGWTVSEDDVGDLENHIVDREL; from the coding sequence ATGGCTAGATTCTGGGAGCTGCCGATCGAGCAGCTCGACCGCGGACAATGGGAAGCCCTGTGCGACGGCTGCGGCAAATGCTGCATTCACAAGTTGGAGGACGACGAGACGGGGGAGGTGGTGCCGACCAACGTCGCCTGCCGCCTGCTCGACCGGCGCAGCGGCTTCTGTTCCGACTACAAGCATCGCCGTGCCTATGTGCCCGAATGCGTACGGCTGACCGCGGGCAACGTGCGCGGGATCGACTGGCTGCCCTCGACCTGCGCCTATCGTCTGCGCGCGGCGGGCGAGCCGTTGCGCGACTGGCATTACCTGATCAGCGGTGATCGCGAATCGGTCCATACCGCCGGCATTTCGGTGCGCGGCTGGACGGTGAGCGAGGACGATGTCGGCGATCTGGAAAATCATATCGTCGATCGGGAATTGTGA
- a CDS encoding FAD-dependent monooxygenase, with amino-acid sequence MRRTAALIVGGGPAGSAAAIRLASGGARPLLIERHPDGDALCGGFVSWRTIDRIASLGVDPDALNRDRLTHVTIFAGGRVREATLPRAAIGVSRHRLDTLLRAAAIRSGAEVETGVTVRQVDGLTTHLADGATLAADALFLATGKHDLRGLARPAAARGDDPTLGIRVRLSPAPALTRALAGRIELHLFERGYAGIALQEDGSANVCMAVHRSRLHAAGSPADLLGALGRECPRLGERLEALPSDAAIDAIANVPYGWRQRRGTPGLFRLGDQAGVIPSLAGEGMGIAFASGISAADAWLEGGPAGAAAWQEAFARRLARPMAVAGTVRRIAESRWSAAAIAMMPPGLIQVMAHATRMAP; translated from the coding sequence ATGCGTCGAACGGCTGCGCTGATCGTCGGCGGCGGTCCCGCCGGTTCCGCCGCGGCGATCCGGCTGGCGAGCGGCGGCGCACGCCCGCTGCTGATCGAACGCCATCCGGATGGCGATGCCCTGTGCGGCGGTTTCGTCAGCTGGCGGACGATCGACCGGATCGCCAGCCTGGGTGTCGATCCCGACGCGCTCAATCGCGATCGGCTGACGCACGTCACGATCTTTGCCGGCGGCCGGGTGCGCGAAGCCACCCTGCCCCGTGCCGCGATCGGCGTATCCCGCCACCGCCTCGACACCCTGCTGCGCGCCGCCGCCATCCGCAGCGGCGCGGAGGTGGAAACCGGCGTCACCGTCCGCCAGGTCGATGGCCTGACCACGCATCTGGCGGACGGCGCGACGCTCGCAGCCGATGCGCTGTTCCTCGCCACCGGCAAGCACGACCTGCGCGGCCTCGCCCGACCAGCGGCGGCGCGGGGTGACGATCCGACGCTCGGCATCCGCGTTCGCCTGTCGCCGGCTCCTGCGCTGACCCGCGCGCTCGCCGGGCGGATCGAGCTGCATCTGTTCGAGCGCGGCTATGCCGGCATCGCCCTGCAGGAGGATGGCAGCGCCAACGTCTGCATGGCGGTGCACCGATCGCGACTGCACGCCGCCGGCAGTCCCGCGGACCTGCTCGGCGCACTGGGCCGTGAATGCCCCCGTCTCGGCGAACGACTGGAGGCACTGCCGAGCGACGCCGCGATCGATGCCATCGCCAACGTGCCCTATGGCTGGCGCCAGCGCCGCGGCACGCCCGGTCTGTTCCGTCTTGGCGATCAGGCGGGGGTCATCCCCAGCCTGGCGGGCGAGGGCATGGGTATCGCATTCGCCAGCGGCATCTCGGCGGCCGATGCATGGCTGGAGGGCGGCCCCGCCGGTGCCGCGGCGTGGCAGGAGGCGTTCGCCCGCCGGCTCGCCCGCCCGATGGCGGTTGCCGGCACCGTCCGCCGCATCGCCGAAAGCCGCTGGTCCGCCGCAGCGATCGCGATGATGCCGCCGGGACTGATCCAGGTCATGGCCCATGCGACCAGAATGGCCCCATGA